Proteins encoded together in one Thermotoga sp. window:
- the leuS gene encoding leucine--tRNA ligase: MKEYKPQEIEEKWQKVWEEKGVFHTPQCSEKPKYYALVMFPYPSGTLHVGHVKNYVIGDIIARYKRMRGYNVLHPFGYDAFGLPAENAAIERGIHPEEWTRKNISTIREQVKKLGISYDWNREIVTCDEEYYKWTQWIFLQLYKNGLAYKKKAAVNWCPRCKTVLANEQVKDGKCERCGTSVTIKHLEQWFFKITDYAERLLNDLDKLTGWPEHVKTMQKNWIGKSTGAEIEFLVEGSNTKIKVFTTRPDTLWGVTFMALAPESPLVEELVPDDKREELQAFLERVRQQDRFRRTSVEAEKEGFFLGKYAVNPVNGEKVPIYVANYILMEYGTGAIMGVPAHDQRDFAFAKKYGIPIRVVIKPVDGELDPEKMKEAYEGEGIMVNSGPFTGTPSKKGIEKVINWLEEKGIGRRSVQYKLRDWLISRQRYWGAPIPIIYCERCGIVPVPEEDLPVKLPKDVEFLPTGQSPLSFHEGFKKTKCPICGGDAQRETDTMDTFVDSSWYFLRYVNPHLDDKPFEPSDVNYWLPVDQYIGGVEHAVLHLLYSRFITKVLHDLGYLDFDEPFINLFTQGMIYKDGAKMSKSKGNVVSPDEMIEKYGADTLRMYILFMAPPEKDAEWSDAGIEGVHRFIKRLWNTFYMILPHVKEESIEGLSLTTSVEKELRRKLHSIIKKVTEDIEGGFKFNTAISGLMELVNHLNQYLNSVPENRWNRKLLREIAENLTLVLSPFAPHLAEEFWHELGKEGLVVQQTWPSYDPKALEVEEVEIAIQINGKVRDKILVSVDISEEDLKKMVLERERVKEYVDGKPVKKFIYVKGRIVNIVI; the protein is encoded by the coding sequence ATGAAAGAGTATAAACCCCAGGAAATAGAGGAAAAATGGCAGAAAGTTTGGGAGGAAAAAGGAGTGTTTCACACTCCACAATGTTCTGAAAAACCAAAGTACTATGCCCTCGTGATGTTTCCCTATCCCTCTGGGACGCTCCACGTGGGACATGTGAAGAACTACGTCATAGGCGATATCATCGCAAGATACAAAAGGATGAGAGGTTACAACGTTCTTCATCCGTTTGGCTACGACGCCTTTGGGTTACCCGCGGAAAACGCGGCGATCGAGAGGGGAATACACCCTGAAGAGTGGACCAGAAAGAACATCTCCACCATCAGAGAACAGGTGAAGAAACTGGGGATAAGTTACGATTGGAATAGGGAGATCGTAACCTGTGATGAAGAGTACTACAAATGGACCCAGTGGATATTCCTTCAGCTCTACAAAAACGGTCTTGCCTACAAGAAGAAGGCGGCGGTCAACTGGTGCCCCAGGTGTAAAACCGTTCTTGCCAACGAGCAGGTGAAAGATGGAAAGTGTGAAAGGTGTGGAACAAGTGTAACCATAAAGCACCTTGAGCAGTGGTTCTTCAAGATAACCGATTACGCAGAAAGACTGTTGAACGATCTAGACAAGCTCACTGGTTGGCCCGAGCATGTGAAGACGATGCAGAAAAACTGGATAGGAAAGAGTACAGGTGCGGAGATAGAATTCCTCGTTGAGGGATCAAACACGAAGATAAAGGTCTTCACCACGAGACCCGACACGCTCTGGGGAGTCACGTTCATGGCACTGGCTCCGGAGTCTCCACTCGTTGAAGAACTGGTTCCCGATGACAAAAGGGAAGAGCTCCAGGCGTTCCTGGAACGCGTAAGGCAGCAAGATAGATTCAGGAGAACGTCTGTGGAGGCAGAAAAAGAGGGATTCTTTCTGGGTAAGTATGCGGTGAACCCGGTGAATGGGGAGAAAGTTCCCATCTACGTTGCGAACTACATACTCATGGAGTATGGAACGGGTGCCATCATGGGGGTTCCAGCTCACGACCAGAGGGACTTCGCCTTTGCTAAGAAGTACGGAATACCCATAAGGGTGGTCATCAAGCCCGTAGATGGAGAGCTCGATCCTGAGAAGATGAAGGAAGCCTATGAAGGCGAAGGAATCATGGTAAATTCCGGGCCGTTCACGGGAACACCGAGCAAGAAGGGTATCGAAAAGGTCATAAACTGGCTCGAAGAGAAAGGAATTGGCAGGCGATCGGTTCAGTATAAGCTCAGAGATTGGCTCATATCGCGTCAGAGGTACTGGGGAGCTCCCATCCCCATCATCTACTGTGAGAGGTGTGGTATCGTCCCGGTTCCAGAAGAGGATCTCCCGGTCAAGCTTCCGAAAGACGTGGAATTCCTCCCAACCGGTCAGTCTCCTCTTTCTTTCCACGAAGGATTCAAGAAGACCAAGTGTCCTATCTGCGGTGGTGATGCCCAGAGGGAAACGGACACTATGGACACGTTCGTCGATTCTTCTTGGTACTTTCTCAGGTATGTGAATCCACATCTAGATGACAAGCCCTTTGAACCGAGCGATGTGAATTACTGGCTCCCTGTGGACCAGTACATAGGCGGTGTGGAACACGCCGTGTTACATCTGTTGTACTCGAGGTTCATAACCAAGGTACTTCATGATCTTGGATATCTGGATTTCGACGAACCTTTTATCAACCTCTTCACTCAAGGGATGATCTATAAGGATGGTGCCAAGATGTCGAAATCGAAGGGAAATGTAGTGTCTCCCGATGAGATGATAGAGAAGTACGGAGCGGATACCCTGAGGATGTATATACTCTTCATGGCACCGCCGGAAAAAGATGCCGAGTGGAGCGATGCTGGTATCGAAGGAGTGCATAGGTTCATCAAAAGACTCTGGAACACCTTCTACATGATTTTACCGCATGTGAAGGAAGAGAGCATCGAGGGTCTCTCATTGACGACTTCTGTCGAAAAGGAACTCAGAAGGAAGTTGCACAGCATCATCAAGAAAGTAACGGAAGATATAGAAGGTGGATTCAAGTTCAACACGGCAATCAGTGGTCTCATGGAGCTGGTCAACCATCTGAATCAGTATCTGAACAGTGTGCCGGAGAATCGATGGAACAGAAAACTCCTGAGAGAGATCGCGGAGAACCTCACACTCGTTCTATCACCGTTCGCACCGCACCTGGCGGAGGAGTTCTGGCACGAGCTGGGAAAAGAAGGGCTCGTCGTCCAGCAGACCTGGCCCTCTTATGATCCGAAAGCCCTCGAGGTTGAAGAGGTGGAGATCGCTATCCAGATAAACGGAAAGGTGAGGGACAAGATCCTCGTTTCAGTCGACATTTCGGAAGAAGATCTAAAAAAGATGGTGCTGGAGAGGGAAAGAGTCAAGGAATACGTTGACGGAAAACCTGTGAAGAAATTCATCTACGTAAAAGGAAGAATAGTGAACATTGTGATATGA